A genomic region of Candidatus Zixiibacteriota bacterium contains the following coding sequences:
- a CDS encoding pyruvate ferredoxin oxidoreductase, which translates to MSVAVATARTDVYEREDLLNGCQAVAHGVRLADVDVIAAYPIRPYTEVMDAISKLIADGQFDAEYIIADSEHSQFEIVKHASSVNARAFAGSSGTGWMYGFEALVVTATDRLPTLFLVGNRALDDPGAFGVEHNDAMALRDMGWLLCWVTSPQEALEHVLLGYRIAEDKRVRMPMALAMDGAFLTHSQHMVKIPSPEAAKRFLPPYDLAERRLHPDNPISVAPQVNEDWVMELRRQNWEAARRARSVIQEAYKEFNAIFGERYTAPYYFDEFMTDDAEVVLIGVGTVASPGRTAARRLREKGHKVGYVNLRWFRPFPTQQLRDSLSRFKAVGVIDRDFAHGSADDGGIVMHEIRSCLYPAKNRPAVVDFIGGLGGRDLSIGDLQKMFEITQQAAKKDSMDGLVTWIGLRE; encoded by the coding sequence ATGAGCGTAGCAGTCGCAACAGCCAGGACGGACGTCTACGAGCGCGAGGACCTCTTGAACGGCTGCCAGGCGGTGGCGCACGGCGTGCGTCTGGCGGACGTCGACGTGATCGCGGCGTATCCGATCCGTCCCTACACCGAGGTGATGGACGCGATCTCCAAGCTGATCGCCGACGGTCAGTTCGACGCCGAGTACATCATCGCCGACAGCGAGCATTCGCAGTTCGAGATCGTCAAGCACGCGAGCTCCGTCAACGCGCGGGCGTTCGCGGGGTCGAGCGGTACGGGCTGGATGTACGGCTTCGAGGCCCTGGTGGTCACAGCGACCGATCGGCTGCCGACGTTGTTCCTGGTCGGGAACCGGGCTCTCGACGACCCCGGAGCCTTCGGCGTGGAGCACAACGACGCGATGGCGCTGCGCGACATGGGATGGCTGCTTTGCTGGGTGACCTCGCCGCAGGAGGCGCTGGAGCACGTGCTGCTGGGGTACCGCATCGCGGAGGACAAACGGGTCCGGATGCCGATGGCGCTCGCCATGGACGGCGCCTTTCTCACGCACTCGCAGCACATGGTGAAGATTCCGTCTCCCGAGGCGGCCAAGCGCTTCCTGCCGCCGTACGACCTGGCGGAGAGGCGCCTGCACCCGGACAACCCGATTTCGGTTGCGCCGCAGGTGAACGAGGACTGGGTCATGGAGCTGCGGCGGCAGAACTGGGAGGCGGCGAGAAGGGCACGCAGCGTGATCCAGGAGGCTTACAAGGAGTTCAACGCCATTTTCGGAGAGCGCTACACGGCGCCTTACTATTTCGACGAGTTCATGACCGACGACGCCGAGGTCGTGCTGATCGGCGTCGGGACGGTGGCCAGCCCGGGTCGCACGGCGGCGAGGCGGTTGCGCGAGAAGGGTCACAAAGTCGGCTACGTGAACCTGCGGTGGTTCCGGCCGTTCCCGACGCAGCAGCTCCGCGACTCCCTGAGCCGCTTCAAGGCGGTCGGGGTGATCGACCGCGACTTCGCCCACGGCTCGGCGGACGACGGCGGTATCGTGATGCACGAGATCCGCTCCTGCCTCTATCCCGCCAAGAACCGTCCGGCGGTGGTGGACTTCATCGGCGGGCTGGGAGGGCGCGACCTCTCCATCGGCGACCTGCAGAAGATGTTCGAGATCACGCAGCAAGCGGCCAAGAAGGACTCCATGGACGGTCTCGTAACCTGGATCGGCCTGAGGGAGTAA
- a CDS encoding thiamine pyrophosphate-dependent enzyme, which produces MSTVPTIDYEKIKGVKNVPLEELYTSGHRTCQGCESATTMRGFVKAAGPRTVVTGSTGCMYVANTSYFTTPWIVPWMHTQLGAGGSSAVGMAAGLRAQMRKGKIKNEKINVIAFCGDLGGGDMGIAGISGALQTDYDLLIIMYDNESAANTDIQATGLTTFGAQTTFTPPGTKHPIMQRRWKKNVAGMLAVGHPTCRYVATACATYPPTDYLNKVRKALAIGGPTFIHTYDPCPKGWDYHPRYSNVLGELGIRCGLYPLYEVVEGQVIYTYDARKSGKGRIPVKEFLTKQGRFEHLKEEHFEYIQKMVDEMWEEWEIPGVAPIKGILKARI; this is translated from the coding sequence ATGTCGACGGTACCGACAATCGATTACGAGAAGATCAAGGGAGTCAAGAACGTTCCGCTGGAAGAGCTCTACACGTCGGGTCACCGCACCTGCCAGGGCTGCGAGTCGGCTACGACGATGCGCGGTTTCGTCAAGGCGGCCGGTCCGCGGACGGTGGTGACAGGCTCGACGGGCTGCATGTACGTGGCCAACACCTCGTACTTCACCACTCCGTGGATCGTTCCCTGGATGCACACGCAGCTCGGGGCGGGCGGCTCGTCGGCGGTCGGGATGGCGGCCGGCCTTCGCGCGCAGATGCGCAAGGGGAAGATCAAGAACGAGAAGATCAACGTCATCGCGTTCTGCGGCGACCTCGGCGGCGGCGACATGGGGATCGCGGGAATCTCGGGAGCGCTGCAGACGGATTACGATCTCCTGATCATCATGTACGACAACGAGTCGGCGGCGAACACCGACATCCAGGCGACCGGTCTGACCACGTTCGGCGCGCAAACCACCTTCACGCCTCCCGGCACCAAACATCCGATCATGCAGCGGCGCTGGAAGAAGAACGTGGCGGGAATGCTCGCCGTGGGCCACCCCACGTGTCGCTACGTGGCGACGGCGTGCGCGACGTACCCGCCGACGGACTACCTGAACAAGGTGCGCAAAGCGCTGGCGATCGGCGGGCCGACCTTCATTCATACGTACGACCCGTGTCCGAAGGGCTGGGACTACCATCCACGCTATTCCAACGTGCTGGGCGAGCTGGGCATTCGCTGCGGCCTCTATCCGCTTTACGAGGTCGTGGAGGGGCAGGTGATCTACACCTACGACGCGCGCAAAAGCGGTAAAGGCCGGATCCCGGTGAAGGAATTTCTCACGAAGCAGGGGCGTTTCGAGCACCTCAAGGAAGAGCACTTCGAGTACATTCAGAAGATGGTGGACGAGATGTGGGAGGAGTGGGAGATTCCCGGCGTGGCGCCGATCAAGGGAATCCTCAAGGCGAGGATCTGA